Within the Fusobacterium sp. DD2 genome, the region TGAGCTGTATCAATACCAAAATAACATGGATATTTTACTGCTGGTGATGCTGATAGAAAGTGAACCTCTTTTGCTCCTGCTCTTCTTACTATCTCTATCAATATTTTACTTGTTGTTCCTCTTACTAAAGAGTCATCAATTATAATAACTCTTTTTCCTTCAATATTTACTTTCAATGGATTTAATTTTACCATTACAGCTTTTTCTCTCAATTCTTGAGTAGGTTTGATAAATGTTCTTCCAATATATTTATTCTTAATCAATCCTACACCATAAGGTATTCCGCTCTCTTTAGCATATCCAATTGCTGCAGGAATTCCAGAATCTGGTACTCCTATAACAATGTCAGCATCTATTTTTTTCTGTCTTGCAAGAAGTTTTCCAGCTTCAACTCTTGATTCATATACATTAAGTCCATCTATTACACTATCAGGTCTTGCAAAATAAATATGTTCAAATGAGCACGGAGCTTTTTTATTATTTTCTGAATATTTAACAGATTTAACTCCATTTTCATCTATTATAACCATTTCACCTGGTAGTATATCTCTTATAAATGTTCCACCTACTGTATCTATTGCACAAGATTCAGAAGCCAGTATATATGCTCCACACTTTGTCTGTCCAAGACACAGAGGTCTTATTCCATATGGGTCTCTTACTCCAATAAGTTTATTATCAGCAAGTATTGTAAGTGCGTAAGCTCCTTTTATAGCTCCAACTGTGCTTCTTATTGCCTCTTCTACATCTTTTGTAGATTTTCTAGCTATCATTTTTATGATAACTTCTGAGTCCAGTGTTGTACTAAATGTTGAACCACCATCTTCAAGAAGCTCTCTTATTACCTTTGCATTTGTAAGATTTCCATTATGTGCAACTGCTATTTGTCCCCATTTATATCTACTCTCTAGAGGTTGAGCATTTTCAAGTCTGCAAGCACCTGTTGTAGCATATCTAACGTGGCCAATGGCCGCGTTTCCAACAAGATTTTCTAATATTTTCTCATTGAAAACGTCAGCAGCCAGACCCATTCCTTTATATGTTACTATTTCACCAAATTTTGAAACTGATATTCCTGCACTTTCCTGTCCTCTGTGCTGAAGTGAATAAAGTCCATAATATGTAAGTTGAGCTACCTCTTTAATGTCTTTAGCATAAACTCCAAACACTCCGCACTCTTCTTCCATTTTATCTTTTAAATCAAAGAAATCTGTGCAGTTCATTATTCAGCCCCCAATCTCTTTAGTACTTCGATGTATGCTTCTTCTATTCCTCCTAGGTCTCTTCTAAATCTATCTTTATCTAGTTTTTTACCTGTTTCTTTATCCCATAATCTACAAGTATCTGGAGTGATTTCATCAGCTAGAAGAATTTCCCCTTTAGCATTTTTACCAAATTCAATTTTGAAGTCTATTAAAGTGATTCCAATTTTATCAAATGCAGCTTTTAAAAGATCATTTATTTTAGCTGTAGTTTTATATATTTCAGCTAATTCTTCATAAGTAGCAAGTCCAAGTGCTACAGCATGGTGGTCATTAATTAATGGATCTCCATATTCATCATTTTTGTAGCAAATTTCAAATATTGTGTTACAAGGTTTTGTTCCTTCAGGCACTCCGACTCTTTTTGCCATTGATCCTGCAATAACGTTTCTAACTATTACTTCAAGAGGGAATATTTTAACTCTTTGACATAATTGATCTCTGTCATTTAATACTTCTACTAAGTGAGTTTTAATTCCATTTTTTTCAAGCATTCTAAATAGCATTGCAGTAATTTTGTTGTTCATTATTCCTTTATTTACTATTGTTCCTTTTTTTGCTCCATTTCCAGCTGTTGCATCATCTTTGTAGTGAATAATTACTAAATTATCATCTGTAGTTGTGTAAACTTGTTTTGCTTTTCCTTCATAGATAAAATCTTTTTTTTCTACTGCCATTTTTAATACCTCCAATAAAATTTAAATATTTTATATATTAATTAAATACTATAACTCTACTCCCGAACCATTTTCAGCTATAAATTTCTCTTTCATTTCTTTTCTGAATTTTTTTAATTTTTCTTTTAATTCAGGATATTTCAATGAAAGCATCTCCACTGCAACCATTCCAGCATTATATGAATTATTTAGTCCTACTGTTGCAACTGGAATTGATTTAGGCATTTGAACTATTGAAAATAGTGCATCCAGTCCATTAAAAGCAGCTTCTATTGGTACACCTACCACAGGCAGTATAGTTTTTGATGCTATCACACCAGGCAAATGTGCTGCAAGTCCTGCTCCAGCTATAATTACTTCACAACCGTTCTTCTCTAAATCTGCTAATGTTTCTTCAAGCTTTTCTGGAACTCTATGAGCTGATAATACATGAGCACTATATTCAACTCCAAATTCCTTTAAACATTTAGCAGCTCCACGCATCTTTTCTGTGTCTGACTTACTTCCAAAGATAATTGCTACTTTCATTTTTCCTCCTAGGTTACTTAAAATATTTAACTCCATTTACAAATATTTTCTGATCTTTGTTACCATTTATATTTTTAAAAATGTTGTTACCATATCTTTCTGAGTGTCCCATCTTACCAAATATTCTACCATCTGGTGATGTAATACCCTCTATTGCACAAGTAGATCCATTTGGATTGAATCTAAACTCATTTGTAGGTTTTCCCTCAAAATCTACATATTGAGTTGCAACTTGTCCATTTTCAAATAATTTCTTAACAACTTCATCATTAGCAAAGAATCTTCCTTCACCATGTGAAACTGCAATTTCAAACTGTTCTCCTGGTTCCATATCTGCAAGCCATGGTGATTTATTTGAAACAACTTTAGTAGAAACGATTTGAGATACATGACGTCCTATTTTATTAAATGTAAGTGTTGGTGAATCTTCAGTTACTTTTCCTATCTCTCCATAAGGTAATAATCCTGATTTTATAAGAGCCTGGAATCCATTACAGATACCAAGTATCAATCCATCTCTTTTTAGGAATCTGTCAAGTGCTTCAGCTATTTTTGGATTTGTAAGTACTGTTGCAATAAATTTACCTGATCCATCTGGTTCATCTCCTGAGCTGAATCCACCTGGAAGCAGTAATATTTGAGAATTATCAAGTTCTTTTACCATTCTTTCAATTGAATCATTGATAAAGTCCTGAGTTATATTTCTAAATACAAGGATATTTGATGTAGCTCCTGCTTTTTCAAATGCTCTTGCAGAATCATATTCACAGTTTGATCCAGGGAATGCTGGTACTAAAACTCTTGGTTTTGCAACTTTATTCTTACATACAATTATCTCTTTGTTCTTATATGGTTGCCAGATATAGTTTTCTTTATGTTCCTCAGTCTTGTAAGGAAATACAGGTGCTAATTTATCAAGCCATGCCTTTTCTCCCTTAGCCATCTCTATAACAACATCTCCAACTATAACTTCATATTTATCAATTGTCTTACCAATTAATTGAACATTTTCTCCATGAAGCTCTCCTTCACTTTCAACTATAAATGTTCCATAGTTAAATCTGAATAGCTCATCACCTAAATTTTCTATCTTTGCACCTATTCTATTACCAAAGGTCATTTTACTAATCGCTTCTGCAACTCCTCCATTTCTTAAAGTAGTTGCTGCAACTATCTTTTTATTCTTAATATTTTCATATATATATTCAAAATTTTTCTTTAATTCTTCTATATTAGGCATACAGCTCTCAAGCATATGATGTCTTATAATATAGATATTGTGTCCAGCTTTTTTAAACTCTGGTGATATAATCTCACTTGCTTTTACTGGTGCCACTGCAAAAGAGATTAATGTAGGTGGAACATGAATATCATTAAATGTACCACTCATAGAGTCCTTACCACCTATTGCTGGAATTCCAAATCCTACCTGAGCTTGTATACTTCCTAGTAATGCTGCAAATGGTTTACCCCAATTGATTGGATTTGTACCTAACTTTTGGAAGTATTCCTGGAATGATAATCTTACTTTTCTATAATCCCCACCAGCTGCAACTATTTTTGCAAGTGATTCAACTACTGCATATGCTCCTCCATGAAATTGTGACCATGATGATATATATGGATTGTATCCCCATGAAATAGCAGAAGCTGTATCAGTTTCTCCTTTTAATAGAGGTATCTTTTGAACGCTTACATCAGTAGGTGTCATCTGATATTTTCCTCCAAATGGCATCAATACTGTAGTACCACCTATAGTAGCATCAAATCTTTCTATCAATCCTTTTTGTGATGCAACATCTAATGATGAAAGCATATTGAACCATTTATCTTCAAGATTTTTTCCCTCATATCTATCTTTTAATAATGGATTTTCTTTCAAATCTATATCTTTTACTTCTACATCTGTTTCCTGAGTAACACCATTTGTATCTAAGAAAT harbors:
- the purF gene encoding amidophosphoribosyltransferase; the encoded protein is MNCTDFFDLKDKMEEECGVFGVYAKDIKEVAQLTYYGLYSLQHRGQESAGISVSKFGEIVTYKGMGLAADVFNEKILENLVGNAAIGHVRYATTGACRLENAQPLESRYKWGQIAVAHNGNLTNAKVIRELLEDGGSTFSTTLDSEVIIKMIARKSTKDVEEAIRSTVGAIKGAYALTILADNKLIGVRDPYGIRPLCLGQTKCGAYILASESCAIDTVGGTFIRDILPGEMVIIDENGVKSVKYSENNKKAPCSFEHIYFARPDSVIDGLNVYESRVEAGKLLARQKKIDADIVIGVPDSGIPAAIGYAKESGIPYGVGLIKNKYIGRTFIKPTQELREKAVMVKLNPLKVNIEGKRVIIIDDSLVRGTTSKILIEIVRRAGAKEVHFLSASPAVKYPCYFGIDTAHRNELIAARLEVEEIRKEINADTLDYLSLENMYKSLKGCEYCVGCFNGVYPVDTPTEE
- the purC gene encoding phosphoribosylaminoimidazolesuccinocarboxamide synthase, whose product is MAVEKKDFIYEGKAKQVYTTTDDNLVIIHYKDDATAGNGAKKGTIVNKGIMNNKITAMLFRMLEKNGIKTHLVEVLNDRDQLCQRVKIFPLEVIVRNVIAGSMAKRVGVPEGTKPCNTIFEICYKNDEYGDPLINDHHAVALGLATYEELAEIYKTTAKINDLLKAAFDKIGITLIDFKIEFGKNAKGEILLADEITPDTCRLWDKETGKKLDKDRFRRDLGGIEEAYIEVLKRLGAE
- the purE gene encoding 5-(carboxyamino)imidazole ribonucleotide mutase, with the protein product MKVAIIFGSKSDTEKMRGAAKCLKEFGVEYSAHVLSAHRVPEKLEETLADLEKNGCEVIIAGAGLAAHLPGVIASKTILPVVGVPIEAAFNGLDALFSIVQMPKSIPVATVGLNNSYNAGMVAVEMLSLKYPELKEKLKKFRKEMKEKFIAENGSGVEL
- a CDS encoding phosphoribosylformylglycinamidine synthase gives rise to the protein MNYRIFVEKKPGFDLEAKRLGEELRESLNLTDLKRVRIVNCYDIFSIEKAELEAAKKVIFSEVVTDNVSDVLDAKGAKYFAVEFLPGQFDQRADSAMQCLRLISDKNQDAVVTSGKVIILEGNIDDNQLEKVKKYIINPVEMREKSLDKLEIEAGEASQDVPVLKGFIDYDEDKLREFIKSYGLAMTLEDLKFIQKYFKDQEHRDPTETEIKVLDTYWSDHCRHTTFETKIKNIVFPKSKFGDVLQKAFDEYVKMREDVHGDRISKKYLSLMDMATICGKEMRKNGKLDDLEVSDEINACSVYIDVDVDGKIEKWLLMFKNETHNHPTEIEPFGGASTCLGGAIRDPLSGRAYVYQAIRVTGSGNPLEKLEDTMVGKLPQKKITTGAAAGYSAYGNQIGLTTGHVAEIYHDGYKAKRMEVGAVVGAVPADWVRRDDPKPGDVVILLGGKTGRDGCGGATGSSKEHTDKSLTLCGAEVQKGNAPEERKIQRLFRNPEVTRLIKKCNDFGAGGVSVAIGELAPGLDINLDVVTVKYKGLSGTELAISESQERMAVVIEAKDEDKFMKLAAAENLEATPVAVVTADNRLVIKWKGKKIVDICRDFLDTNGVTQETDVEVKDIDLKENPLLKDRYEGKNLEDKWFNMLSSLDVASQKGLIERFDATIGGTTVLMPFGGKYQMTPTDVSVQKIPLLKGETDTASAISWGYNPYISSWSQFHGGAYAVVESLAKIVAAGGDYRKVRLSFQEYFQKLGTNPINWGKPFAALLGSIQAQVGFGIPAIGGKDSMSGTFNDIHVPPTLISFAVAPVKASEIISPEFKKAGHNIYIIRHHMLESCMPNIEELKKNFEYIYENIKNKKIVAATTLRNGGVAEAISKMTFGNRIGAKIENLGDELFRFNYGTFIVESEGELHGENVQLIGKTIDKYEVIVGDVVIEMAKGEKAWLDKLAPVFPYKTEEHKENYIWQPYKNKEIIVCKNKVAKPRVLVPAFPGSNCEYDSARAFEKAGATSNILVFRNITQDFINDSIERMVKELDNSQILLLPGGFSSGDEPDGSGKFIATVLTNPKIAEALDRFLKRDGLILGICNGFQALIKSGLLPYGEIGKVTEDSPTLTFNKIGRHVSQIVSTKVVSNKSPWLADMEPGEQFEIAVSHGEGRFFANDEVVKKLFENGQVATQYVDFEGKPTNEFRFNPNGSTCAIEGITSPDGRIFGKMGHSERYGNNIFKNINGNKDQKIFVNGVKYFK